The Gimibacter soli genome includes a region encoding these proteins:
- the bcp gene encoding thioredoxin-dependent thiol peroxidase, with product MSLKPGDIAPDFTLPGGDGTDITLSAFAGKPVVVYFYPKDDTPGCTTEAIDFSARIADFAALGCTVIGISKDTAAKHAKFAAKHDLKVQLAADVDGKVIEAWGVWIEKKLYGRAYMGIERATFLLDGDRKVREVWHSVKVKGHADAVLETAKALA from the coding sequence ATGAGCCTGAAACCCGGCGACATTGCCCCCGATTTCACCCTGCCCGGCGGTGACGGCACCGATATCACCCTTTCCGCCTTCGCGGGCAAACCGGTGGTCGTTTATTTCTACCCGAAAGACGACACGCCGGGCTGCACCACGGAAGCCATCGATTTCAGCGCCCGCATCGCCGATTTCGCGGCGCTTGGCTGCACTGTCATCGGCATCTCGAAAGACACGGCAGCAAAGCATGCCAAGTTTGCTGCCAAACATGACCTGAAAGTTCAGCTTGCAGCCGATGTGGACGGCAAGGTGATCGAGGCCTGGGGCGTGTGGATCGAGAAGAAGCTTTATGGCCGCGCCTATATGGGCATCGAACGCGCCACCTTCCTTCTGGACGGCGACCGCAAGGTCCGTGAAGTGTGGCATTCGGTGAAGGTGAAAGGCCATGCCGACGCTGTGCTTGAAACCGCGAAGGCGCTTGCCTGA
- a CDS encoding ferritin-like domain-containing protein produces the protein MRQPDWQTIGEAAVAVLTTAGAAEKAATARAAAAAWRAGSLAATYDTPPPDRPARPARPELLLPADMPKRRKAGTADNRRALIHAVAHIELNAIDLAFDIVARFGGEMPRAFTDDWIGVGDDEARHFGLLSARLAALDCTYGDLPAHDGLWQAATATAHDIAARLAVVPMVLEARGLDVTPQMIDRFARLGDAESAAALQTIYDEEVGHVEAGSRWFHHLCAIEGAEPEEKFQSLVRTYFKGLLKRPFNRPARDSAGLPFSFYDPLADMLL, from the coding sequence ATGCGCCAACCAGACTGGCAAACCATCGGCGAAGCAGCCGTCGCTGTATTGACGACCGCCGGCGCCGCCGAAAAGGCCGCCACTGCCCGCGCGGCGGCAGCTGCCTGGCGCGCCGGATCTCTTGCAGCGACCTACGATACGCCGCCACCGGATCGCCCTGCCCGTCCGGCAAGGCCCGAACTGCTGCTGCCCGCCGACATGCCGAAACGCCGCAAGGCGGGTACGGCTGACAATCGCCGCGCGCTCATCCATGCGGTTGCGCATATCGAGCTGAATGCCATCGATCTCGCCTTCGATATCGTCGCCCGTTTTGGCGGCGAGATGCCGCGTGCCTTCACCGATGACTGGATCGGGGTAGGCGACGATGAAGCCCGGCATTTCGGCCTGCTGTCGGCTCGCCTCGCGGCCCTTGATTGTACCTATGGTGACCTGCCCGCCCACGACGGCCTGTGGCAAGCCGCCACCGCCACCGCGCACGATATCGCCGCGCGGCTTGCTGTTGTGCCCATGGTACTGGAAGCGCGGGGGCTGGATGTCACCCCGCAGATGATCGACCGCTTCGCCCGGCTTGGCGACGCAGAATCAGCGGCAGCGCTGCAAACGATCTATGACGAGGAAGTCGGCCATGTGGAGGCGGGCTCTCGCTGGTTCCATCACCTGTGCGCCATCGAGGGCGCCGAGCCTGAAGAAAAGTTCCAGTCTCTGGTTCGCACCTATTTCAAAGGCCTTCTGAAGCGCCCCTTCAACCGACCGGCCCGCGATTCTGCAGGACTGCCCTTCAGCTTCTACGATCCCCTCGCGGACATGTTACTTTGA